From the genome of Desulfovibrio sp. JY:
AGTCCCCGGGCGAGCAGGGCCGGGATGATGACCCGGTCGTTGTAGTAGGCCGGGTAGCCCATGCCCATGCGGGAAATCTCCGCCGCCTTGCGGTAGAGCGCCGCCGGGGTGCCCTCGTGGATGCGGATGGACAGCGACGGGGCGTAGAGCTTGGTGTTGGCCGCAGCCTGCAGGCACATGAACGACAGGTCGTTGGTGGCGTCTGATCCGTCGCGCTTTTGCCCGCCCACGATCAGGTTCATGAACATGGGGTAGCCGGCGAAGGCCATGGTCGAGGTCTCGTCGCGCACCTTGTTGAGCTCGGAGAACTTGATCCACAGCTGGTCCAGGAGTTCCTGGGCCTTTTCCGGCAGCAGGCGCTGCTTTTCGCGGGCGTAGTAGGGATACATGTACTGGTCGAAGCGCATGGGCGAGATGGAATGGCCGTTGGATTCGATCTGGATGACCAGATGGACGAACCAGAAAGCTTGCAGGGCCTCGTGGAAGGTCTCGGCGGGGCTGGCCGGCACCTTGCGGCAGATCCGGGCGATTTCCTTGAGTTCGTCGGCCCGCAGCGGATCGTCGCAGGTGGCGGCCAGCTTTTCGGCCAGCTCGGCGAACCGGCCGGCAAAGGCGATGACGGCCTTGTTGGCGATGATCACCGCTTCGAGGAAATGGCGTTTTTTCAGCTGTCCGGCGTCGGCGTAGTCCAGGACGGCCATGGCTTTCGCGGCGGCGTCGATAACGCTTCCTAGTCCCTGGCCGATGGCCTTGGCGTAGTCCACGGAGATGTGCCCGACGCCGTTATAAAAATAGTTGCCCACGGTGTAGATCACGTCGTTGTGGGCTTCCAGGGCTTCGGGCGGCATCATGGCGGCGGCGAATTCGTTGGTGGTCCTGCCGTCCCAGTAGGCGAAGGCCTGGCGCAGCTGGGCCTTGGTGTCCTCGGAGATGCGGAACACGTCGGCGGTGCGCTTTTCCAGCCGGTCGAGTTCGGATTCGACCCATTTGCAGGAAAATTCCGGGAAGATGGGGGCGCTTCTGGGCTTGCCGGCCTGGTTGCCGACGAGAAGCTCCCCGTCCTGGATGAAGATGGACATGTTGGCCAGGATCTTCTCCAGGGCCTTGGCCCGACGCAGGACCATGGGCAGGGCCTCGGTCTCCTTGTAGGACTCGGTGATGAGCACGGCGCGTTCGGGGCAGATGGCCGGTTCGGTGGCCACGAAGCGTTCCAGGGCTTTTTCGATGCGTTCCGTCGGGCCATGGGCTTCGGGCATGGTCAACGTGGGGTGCGTGGGGGCCTTGCGGGCGGTTGTGACCTGTTGCTGGGACATGGGTTCCTCCGGGAAGGGTGTGTATGAAGCGGCCGGCTGGCCGCGGGTGTGCCTGGGCCGTTAAAACGCGTTTTGCCCGGCGGTGGCGCAGGCCGTATCCTCGGCCACGGAACCGCCGCTGACGCCGATACCGCCGACGACCTTGCCATCCTTTACAAGGGGCAGGCCGCCGCCGAAGGTGACGATGCGCCCGCCCGAGGCCCGGCCGAGGCCGAAGAGTTCCGCCCCGGGCTGGGCGAGTTCGCCGATGGTGGCGGTGTCGGTCTTGACGGCCACGGCCGAATAGGCCTTGTCGCGGGCCAGCTCGAGGCTGACGAGCAGGGCGTCGTCCTGGCGGTCCAGGGCCACGAGGTTGCCGCCGGCGTCGACCACGGCCACGACCATGGGCACGCCAAGGGCCAGGGCTTTTTCCTTGGCCGCTTCGATCAGGCGGCGGGCGATTTCGAGGGTGACGGGCATGGGGCGTCTCTCCTTGGTGTTGTTCGGACGATAGATCAAAGGACGTTCCATTCGCCAAAAGTCGTGTATCGACGGCGTTTAGGTCCTGTGCCCGACCGGTCACGAAGCATTATTGGTTGCGTGACGCAACCTGGGTTGACAAGATGGATCGGGGAAGAAAGCGCTCGCGTGCGAAAGACTGGCAAAAGAGGCGGTTACGTCTGTCAACGCAGGTTGTCGCCGCATCGGCAGGTTGTCAGCGTTGGTTGCGCGACCGGGCGGCCTGGCCCGGACAGGCGGAAAGAGGCGGGCCCGGGCGCTTGAAGAGGGCCGGAAAACGGCCAGCCGGAGCGGCTGGGGGACGGGTGACGCTGGCCCGTTTCATGCTTGGAGAAAAAAGCGTCGGCAGGTGGCCCGAAAAGGGCGGCGTCAACGACCAAGCGGAGGAAGATGGCCCATGGAATCGGGGGAACAGACGGAGCGGCCCCAGCGTCCGGGGCAAGTGATCCTGCTGCGGGAACTCGAAAGCCTGCGCGCCCGTATCCGCGAATTGGAGGCGGACAGCGGGCTTTATCCCCTGGGCGATCCGCCGCGTCCGGGCTTTCGCTGGCCCGGGACGGAC
Proteins encoded in this window:
- a CDS encoding glycyl radical protein; the encoded protein is MSQQQVTTARKAPTHPTLTMPEAHGPTERIEKALERFVATEPAICPERAVLITESYKETEALPMVLRRAKALEKILANMSIFIQDGELLVGNQAGKPRSAPIFPEFSCKWVESELDRLEKRTADVFRISEDTKAQLRQAFAYWDGRTTNEFAAAMMPPEALEAHNDVIYTVGNYFYNGVGHISVDYAKAIGQGLGSVIDAAAKAMAVLDYADAGQLKKRHFLEAVIIANKAVIAFAGRFAELAEKLAATCDDPLRADELKEIARICRKVPASPAETFHEALQAFWFVHLVIQIESNGHSISPMRFDQYMYPYYAREKQRLLPEKAQELLDQLWIKFSELNKVRDETSTMAFAGYPMFMNLIVGGQKRDGSDATNDLSFMCLQAAANTKLYAPSLSIRIHEGTPAALYRKAAEISRMGMGYPAYYNDRVIIPALLARGLAREDARDYGIIGCVEPQVGGKTEGWHDAAFFNMGKVVELALNDGVDQRTGKQIGPMTGSLETFRTFDDVMAAYKAQTAYFVRLMASADNAVDMAHAMRCPLPFLSSLVDDCIASGKSLQEGGAHYNFTGPQGVGVANAGDSLTAIKKLVFDDKALTMAELRELLATNFEGREDMRQMMLNRAPKYGNDDDYADALAHDAALIYCEEVNRYENPRGGRFQPGLYPASANVPLGSVVAATPDGRKAWTPLADGVSPISGCDTCGPTASVLSVAKLDHEIASNGTLLNQKFHPSALEGDTGLDNLKAVTETYFQNGGFHVQYNVISRETLLDAQANPDAYKGLVVRVAGYSAFFTALDKSLQNDIIARTEQTF
- a CDS encoding heme-binding protein produces the protein MPVTLEIARRLIEAAKEKALALGVPMVVAVVDAGGNLVALDRQDDALLVSLELARDKAYSAVAVKTDTATIGELAQPGAELFGLGRASGGRIVTFGGGLPLVKDGKVVGGIGVSGGSVAEDTACATAGQNAF